The Ooceraea biroi isolate clonal line C1 chromosome 11, Obir_v5.4, whole genome shotgun sequence genome includes a region encoding these proteins:
- the LOC105282942 gene encoding toll-like receptor 6, with the protein MRGLVDGRLEDPGRRSLLLVCCCLLVPVYHVLAVTSELPPRLDLPDHCSWDSRQDGALTCVHRYAGNDSLRTNFSQATSEYVTSMNVVCEEDEGGVLSVDSLLHLWRLRSLKLTGCKLVHWPAKILSGLRDLRNLTVRTLNGRKTKYSLELESGAFDNTPQIEKLDLSCNNIWQIPDRLFCPLSNLVTLNISWNTLKDISELGFRDAGDRPSRRQQESTSAPLPCSLDVQSLDVSNNQIPVLPSYEFSSLKRLRVLNLSSNAISMVTDDALHGLRSLESLDLSGNRIVALPTGMFRDAAKSLKELRLQNNSISALSPGLVAGMNQLVALDLSRNVLISSWLSSATFSGLIRLVLLNLSHNRISKLDPALFKDLYTLQILNLQFNEIEMIPADTFSPMSNLHTLELAHNRLTYLDAYSLNGLFALSLLALDSNLLEGIHPDAFRNCSSMQDLNLSGNNLESIPVALKDMRILRTLDLGENRIRSLNKPGFRGMSRLYGLRMIGNDITNVTQEDLAELPALQILNLARNRIEFVEDGAFAANPALQAIRLDSNSLQDMSGIFASAPGLLWLNMSDNMITQFDYSYLPEKLQWMDLHKNYIADLGIAPRGMKLQTLDVSFNRLTRIHSRSIPDSIELLFVNDNQISSVEPQTFFAKMNLTRVDLYANMIVKMNLSAFQLTQVPPNRQLPEFYIGGNPFICDCTTEWLQRINSLALRQHPRVMDLESVYCRLPYDRHKSFIPLLEAKPSQFLCTYKAHCFALCHCCDFDACDCEMTCPTNCTCYHDQSWSANVVDCSSSGYKTLPGRLPMDATEVYLDGNNFGELNSHSFIGRKNLRILYANDSNIIAIRNHTFSGLKRLLVLHLENNKISVLNGVELMPLENLKELYLQNNLLTYIDNGTFLPLRQLEVLRLENNRLAAFALWQLGQNPYLVDIGLSSNPWNCECSYLDRVREWMSRNRAKINDWRSVTCSLGVPITLPANGSVINCAALTGTTSVVEMRPLEAYLPLLLATVLIFVMVALVCGAFRHRRTLRTWAASRCGLRACYKTAAFEDQEKPFDAYISYSAVDEAFVSTILVPGLETSYRLCLHYRDLGAGSNVADAVAEAADSSRRTILVLSKNFLHGEWSRFEFKAALRDALKGKGRSVILLLVGGVCPRDLDADLKKRISSHTVLVWGDKLFWQKLRFAMPDVSPVPVLERPLPLPPPPPPPMHHQWT; encoded by the coding sequence ATGCGTGGGCTCGTCGATGGTCGGCTCGAAGATCCCGGGAGAAGATCGCTGTTGTTGGTCTGTTGCTGCCTGCTGGTGCCGGTGTACCACGTGCTCGCCGTGACCAGCGAGCTGCCGCCGAGGCTCGATCTGCCCGACCATTGTTCGTGGGATTCGCGTCAGGATGGCGCGCTCACCTGCGTGCATCGCTACGCGGGCAACGACTCGCTCAGGACGAACTTTTCTCAGGCCACGAGCGAATACGTGACTTCCATGAACGTCGTCTGCGAGGAAGACGAGGGCGGCGTACTCAGCGTGGACAGTCTTCTCCACTTGTGGCGGTTGCGTTCGTTGAAGTTGACCGGATGCAAGCTGGTACACTGGCCGGCCAAGATACTCAGCGGCCTGCGCGACCTTCGTAATCTGACCGTTAGAACGCTGAACGGGCGGAAAACTAAATACAGTTTGGAGCTAGAGAGCGGCGCTTTCGACAACACGCCGCAGATCGAGAAGCTCGATTTATCGTGTAACAACATCTGGCAGATACCGGACCGCTTGTTTTGCCCCCTGTCGAACTTGGTAACTCTGAACATCTCGTGGAACACGCTGAAGGACATCTCGGAGCTCGGGTTCCGAGATGCCGGCGACAGACCGTCGAGACGCCAGCAGGAATCCACGTCAGCTCCACTCCCATGTTCCCTGGACGTGCAATCGCTGGACGTGTCGAACAATCAGATCCCCGTGCTGCCTAGTTACGAATTCTCGTCGTTGAAGCGCCTCAGAGTATTGAACttatcgagcaacgcgatctCGATGGTAACCGACGATGCACTGCACGGACTTCGGTCCCTGGAGAGCCTCGACCTGTCCGGAAACAGAATCGTCGCTCTACCGACGGGAATGTTTCGGGATGCGGCCAAGTCATTGAAGGAACTGAGATTGCAAAACAATTCCATCAGCGCGCTGTCACCTGGCTTGGTGGCCGGTATGAATCAACTGGTCGCCCTCGACTTATCGAGAAACGTCCTGATCAGCTCATGGCTGAGTTCGGCAACGTTCTCCGGTCTGATACGTCTCGTGCTTCTGAACTTGTCTCATAATCGAATCAGCAAGCTGGACCCGGCGCTTTTCAAAGACCTTTACACGCTGCAGATCTTAAATCTGCAGTTCAATGAGATAGAGATGATACCGGCGGACACCTTCTCACCGATGAGCAATCTGCACACCCTCGAACTCGCTCACAATCGTTTGACTTATCTCGACGCGTATTCTCTGAACGGATTATTCGCGCTCTCGCTGCTGGCCTTGGACTCCAACTTGCTCGAGGGAATTCATCCGGACGCCTTTCGGAATTGCTCGAGCATGCAAGATTTAAACCTGTCCGGTAACAATCTCGAGAGCATACCGGTGGCGCTAAAGGACATGAGGATACTGCGCACCCTCGATCTGGGCGAGAACCGGATCAGGAGCCTGAATAAGCCAGGTTTCCGAGGCATGTCACGCCTGTACGGACTGAGAATGATCGGTAACGATATCACCAACGTCACGCAGGAGGATCTCGCGGAATTGCCGGCGTTGCAGATCTTAAATCTGGCCAGGAACAGAATCGAATTCGTGGAGGACGGCGCGTTCGCCGCCAATCCGGCGCTGCAGGCGATCCGATTGGACTCGAATTCGTTGCAGGACATGTCCGGTATCTTCGCGAGCGCTCCCGGTCTCCTGTGGCTGAACATGTCCGACAACATGATCACGCAGTTCGATTACAGCTACCTGCCGGAGAAATTACAGTGGATGGATctgcataaaaattatatcgcgGACCTCGGCATCGCGCCACGGGGTATGAAATTGCAGACGCTCGACGTGTCGTTTAACCGGCTAACGAGGATACACTCGCGGTCGATTCCAGATTCCATCGAGCTCCTGTTCGTCAATGATAACCAGATATCCTCGGTGGAGCCGCAGACGTTCTTCGCGAAGATGAATCTCACTCGTGTGGATCTCTACGCGAACATGATCGTCAAGATGAACCTCTCGGCGTTTCAACTCACTCAGGTGCCACCTAATAGGCAACTTCCGGAGTTCTACATCGGCGGAAATCCCTTTATATGCGACTGCACCACAGAATGGCTGCAGAGGATCAATTCGCTGGCGCTGAGGCAGCACCCGAGGGTGATGGATCTCGAGTCCGTTTATTGTAGACTTCCTTACGACCGTCACAAGTCGTTCATACCACTGCTGGAGGCCAAACCTTCCCAATTCCTGTGCACTTACAAAGCGCACTGCTTCGCCCTGTGCCACTGCTGCGACTTTGACGCCTGCGACTGCGAAATGACGTGCCCGACGAATTGCACGTGTTACCACGATCAATCCTGGTCGGCGAACGTCGTCGACTGCTCGAGCTCGGGCTACAAAACCCTGCCGGGTCGATTGCCAATGGACGCGACGGAGGTTTATCTCGACGGGAACAATTTCGGTGAATTGAATTCTCACTCGTTCATCGGCCGCAAGAACCTGCGAATCCTCTACGCGAACGACAGCAACATCATCGCGATCCGCAATCACACTTTCAGCGGTCTGAAGCGGCTGCTCGTGCTCCATCTGGAGAACAATAAGATAAGCGTGCTCAACGGCGTGGAGCTGATGCCGTTGGAGAATCTGAAGGAGCTCTATCTGCAGAACAATCTGCTGacgtacatcgataacggcacGTTTCTGCCGCTACGTCAGCTGGAGGTGCTGCGTCTGGAGAACAATCGGCTCGCCGCGTTCGCCCTTTGGCAGCTGGGACAGAATCCGTACCTGGTCGACATCGGGCTGTCCAGCAATCCGTGGAACTGCGAGTGCTCGTATTTGGACCGCGTGCGGGAGTGGATGTCCCGTAACCGGGCGAAGATCAACGACTGGCGGAGCGTCACCTGTTCCCTCGGCGTGCCCATAACTCTGCCGGCGAACGGATCGGTCATAAATTGCGCGGCGTTAACGGGCACGACCTCCGTCGTCGAGATGCGACCGCTCGAGGCTTATCTACCGCTGCTGCTGGCCACGGTTCTGATCTTCGTGATGGTTGCGTTGGTATGCGGCGCCTTCCGGCACCGCCGTACCCTGAGGACCTGGGCGGCGAGCAGGTGCGGTTTACGGGCCTGCTACAAAACCGCCGCCTTCGAGGACCAGGAGAAGCCGTTCGACGCTTACATCTCGTACTCCGCGGTTGACGAGGCGTTCGTCTCGACGATTCTCGTGCCGGGGCTCGAGACCTCGTACAGGCTGTGTTTACACTATCGCGATCTTGGCGCCGGCAGCAACGTGGCCGACGCCGTGGCCGAGGCGGCCGACTCCTCGAGGCGCACCATCCTCGTACTGTCAAAGAACTTTCTGCATGGCGAGTGGTCCAGATTCGAGTTCAAGGCGGCCCTAAGGGACGCTCTCAAGGGTAAGGGCCGCTCGGTGATTTTGCTTCTGGTGGGCGGTGTGTGCCCGCGCGATCTCGACGCCGATCTCAAAAAGAGAATTTCGTCGCACACCGTGCTCGTATGGGGGGACAAGTTATTCTGGCAAAAGCTGAGGTTCGCCATGCCGGACGTGTCCCCTGTTCCCGTTCTCGAGAGACCcctgccgctgccgccgccgccgccacccccgATGCACCATCAATGGACGTAG